One genomic segment of Drosophila melanogaster chromosome 3R includes these proteins:
- the CG17625 gene encoding uncharacterized protein: protein MCGRAVRDWLVLLTMEKYIGKFLERGYDSIERCKLIIVSDLIMLGVDNPAHRKLLLEGVRFLVNAPEQFICKEPCELHEEIELKLDPDVELFASLKCLENVDFLETPVPYSLTSPQKTLTTRDSCKWNVKGVDQLPSDNIFN, encoded by the coding sequence ATGTGTGGACGGGCTGTGCGCGATTGGTTGGTGCTATTGACCATGGAGAAGTACATTGGTAAATTCCTGGAGCGGGGGTACGACAGCATTGAACGCTGCAAGCTTATTATCGTAAGCGATCTGATCATGCTGGGAGTGGATAATCCCGCTCATAGGAAGCTCCTGCTCGAGGGAGTCCGGTTCTTGGTCAACGCACCCGAGCAGTTCATCTGCAAGGAGCCGTGTGAGCTGCATGAGGAGATTGAACTGAAATTAGACCCGGATGTTGAGTTGTTTGCTTCGCTAAAGTGCCTGGAAAATGTTGATTTCCTAGAAACACCTGTTCCATATTCGCTAACATCTCCACAAAAGACGCTCACAACTCGGGACTCTTGCAAATGGAATGTCAAAGGTGTGGATCAGTTACCTTCCGATAACATATTTaactaa
- the wfs1 gene encoding wolfram syndrome 1, isoform A, whose amino-acid sequence MATWTQNEPTGVTKRRRWNLEDRASLNKLKHHIAEEGCPQMQYDLAKELLDNSIVEPNLAKGNQSQKAVNWLVSAAHNGHEDAVKLLRQCYNDGSGITAENTDEVRRCLAMTPGERAARKAARELFACLSNGNEHITPKQLERKMRRIYNLQRKRRRRDDDRSSSSSEGEQEPECEPLEDVPTIDLANVERRRLITEAHLVSAASNYSAGQMPSVNDALTLSVPDPRSLDHVPCFYRMIFHPLIFFTLFYHRLLNLIVSIPNVIPLSVRCSVLVAISWWSSRHMLPLVSYYLSLGIMIWATCKMLKTKQQFVDFRIWSGLFLSYGDQNIEADIAEHRFLRNNMKPYLYFFCAFICNLIVYPLVTDAWLPHSELTIISGALTFITMCVSMYASSHQLPDWLVIVSFAVNVLAKYPYEMDEVVSTRWRFLDLRVPTFSSFVIGNGIEFCLNCRTALYLFIPVLLIMMAKRSRWHGVYTFLIPHCVTLSWLQVCIATSQSSTVFGVMRAALGLAGIVLFLPLFGIVALLVPVFVAIDSLGLASEQLRWGSTALACGLVVVLSCILALNRATQKYITMLQLITAITTACLLVLPYMTSSFKDTPRFNAMPRAGLHSLSETNTLPWDRFHALCAQPVHEQPNKIKAQLRCSLLNGMPVIWEGSVTKVEISRVSNFLEDTIANYLPVWLGRMLRCLHGENISQHFKCDPKLDAQCEEWRSVFKTFNAQSGSCTLQRWNRYEYELLVKVGTKRSGRLLGRSTTTDVILRAHHDFGNFTRLLSEGDVVLFYGILHNSRLLADNVQVKLKTIECVECRSRDLGTASIERVVAASPMDARLQDLMRGIKYLLNALLNPLITFK is encoded by the exons ATGGCCACCTGGACGCAAAATGAGCCGACAGGTGTCACCAAGCGCAGGCGTTGGAATCTGGAAG ATCGTGCCTCCTTGAACAAACTTAAGCATCACATCGCCGAGGAGGGATGCCCCCAGATGCAATACGATCTGGCCAAAGAGTTACTCGATAATTCCATAG TAGAGCCCAATCTTGCCAAAGGCAATCAGAGCCAGAAGGCCGTCAACTGGCTGGTGAGTGCAGCACACAATGGACACGAGGATGCAGTCAAGCTGCTACGCCAGTGCTACAACGATGGCAGCGGTATTACGGCAGAGAATACGGACGAAGTGCGTCGCTGCCTGGCTATGACGCCTGGTGAGCGGGCTGCCAGAAAAGCAGCCCGGGAGCTTTTTGCCTGCCTATCAAATGGAAACGAGCATATAACGCCCAAGCAGCTGGAGCGCAAAATGCGGCGCATCTACAATCTGCAACGCAAGCGGCGTCGACGCGATGATGACCGCTCCTCGTCGAGCAGCGAGGGCGAGCAGGAGCCGGAGTGCGAACCGCTCGAAGATGTGCCCACCATTGACCTAGCCAATGTGGAGCGACGCCGCCTCATCACCGAAGCTCACCTCGTTTCGGCAGCTTCCAATTACAGTGCCGGACAAATGCCCAGCGTTAATGATGCTCTCACATTATCCGTCCCGGATCCTAGGAGCTTGGACCATGTACCCTGCTTCTACCGCATGATCTTCCACCCGCTTATCTTCTTCACCCTGTTCTACCACCGGCTGCTTAACTTGATTGTGTCCATACCCAACGTCATCCCTCTGAGCGTGCGCTGCAGCGTGCTCGTTGCAATCTCTTGGTGGAGCAGCCGGCATATGCTGCCCCTGGTCAGCTATTATCTCAGTCTGGGCATCATGATCTGGGCCACGTGTAAGATGCTGAAAACCAAACAACAGTTCGTGGACTTTCGCATCTGGTCGGGACTGTTCCTGAGCTACGGGGATCAGAACATCGAGGCGGACATTGCGGAGCATCGCTTTTTACGCAACAATATGAAGCCGTACCTGTACTTCTTTTGTGCCTTCATTTGCAACCTGATTGTCTACCCGTTGGTCACAGACGCCTGGCTGCCACACTCGGAGCTGACTATAATCTCTGGAGCCTTGACCTTCATCACCATGTGCGTGTCCATGTACGCCTCCTCCCACCAACTGCCTGACTGGCTAGTGATTGTTTCCTTTGCCGTAAATGTTCTTGCCAAATATCCGTACGAAATGGACGAGGTTGTGTCTACGCGCTGGCGCTTTCTTGACCTACGCGTACCTACTTTCTCATCGTTTGTCATTGGCAATGGCATTGAATTCTGTTTGAATTGCCGCACTGCCTTGTATCTCTTTATTCCGGTGCTGCTAATTATGATGGCCAAACGCTCCCGTTGGCATGGAGTCTACACATTCCTCATCCCGCACTGCGTCACGCTCAGTTGGCTGCAAGTGTGCATAGCCACCTCGCAGAGTTCCACCGTTTTTGGAGTGATGCGAGCAGCCCTCGGCTTGGCTGGAATCGTCCTGTTCCTGCCTCTGTTCGGAATCGTGGCACTTCTGGTGCCTGTCTTCGTGGCCATCGATAGTTTAGGACTGGCTAGTGAGCAGCTTCGGTGGGGCAGCACAGCTCTCGCCTGCGGGCTGGTAGTGGTCCTGTCCTGCATTTTGGCGCTTAACCGAGCTACCCAGAAATACATTACAATGCTGCAG CTAATCACGGCGATCACAACAGCGTGCTTGTTGGTCTTACCCTATATGACATCGAGTTTTAAGGATACGCCGCGCTTCAATGCCATGCCCAGAGCGGGTCTGCACTCGCTTTCCGAGACGAATACTCTGCCCTGGGATCGCTTTCATGCACTTTGTGCTCAACCTGTCCACGAGCAGCCGAATAAGATAAAAGCCCAGCTGCGTTGCTCCCTTCTGAATGGAATGCCCGTGATATGGGAGGGCAGCGTCACCAAAGTGGAAATCTCGCGGGTGTCCAATTTTTTGGAGGATACCATTGCGAACTATTTGCCCGTTTGGCTGGGCAGGATGCTGCGCTGCTTGCATGGCGAGAATATATCGCAGCACTTCAAATGCGATCCCAAATTGGATGCGCAGTGCGAGGAGTGGCGGAGCGTGTTCAAGACATTCAATGCTCAGAGCGGTAGTTGCACACTGCAGCGATGGAATCGCTACGAGTACGAGCTGCTGGTCAAGGTGGGCACCAAGAGGAGTGGCCGTCTACTGGGTCGTTCCACCACCACAGATGTTATCCTACGAGCTCACCATGACTTTGGGAACTTCACACGGCTCCTAAGCGAGGGCGATGTTGTACTATTCTATGGAATCCTGCACAATTCTCGGCTTTTGGCTGACAACGTGCAGGTGAAGCTGAAAACCATCGAGTGTGTGGAGTGCCGGTCGCGGGATTTGGGTACGGCCAGCATCGAGCGAGTGGTGGCCGCTTCACCCATGGATGCACGCCTCCAAGATTTGATGAGAGGCATCAAGTATTTGTTGAACGCTTTGTTGAATCCTTTAATTACGTTTAagtaa
- the wfs1 gene encoding wolfram syndrome 1, isoform C: MATWTQNEPTGVTKRRRWNLEDRASLNKLKHHIAEEGCPQMQYDLAKELLDNSIEPNLAKGNQSQKAVNWLVSAAHNGHEDAVKLLRQCYNDGSGITAENTDEVRRCLAMTPGERAARKAARELFACLSNGNEHITPKQLERKMRRIYNLQRKRRRRDDDRSSSSSEGEQEPECEPLEDVPTIDLANVERRRLITEAHLVSAASNYSAGQMPSVNDALTLSVPDPRSLDHVPCFYRMIFHPLIFFTLFYHRLLNLIVSIPNVIPLSVRCSVLVAISWWSSRHMLPLVSYYLSLGIMIWATCKMLKTKQQFVDFRIWSGLFLSYGDQNIEADIAEHRFLRNNMKPYLYFFCAFICNLIVYPLVTDAWLPHSELTIISGALTFITMCVSMYASSHQLPDWLVIVSFAVNVLAKYPYEMDEVVSTRWRFLDLRVPTFSSFVIGNGIEFCLNCRTALYLFIPVLLIMMAKRSRWHGVYTFLIPHCVTLSWLQVCIATSQSSTVFGVMRAALGLAGIVLFLPLFGIVALLVPVFVAIDSLGLASEQLRWGSTALACGLVVVLSCILALNRATQKYITMLQLITAITTACLLVLPYMTSSFKDTPRFNAMPRAGLHSLSETNTLPWDRFHALCAQPVHEQPNKIKAQLRCSLLNGMPVIWEGSVTKVEISRVSNFLEDTIANYLPVWLGRMLRCLHGENISQHFKCDPKLDAQCEEWRSVFKTFNAQSGSCTLQRWNRYEYELLVKVGTKRSGRLLGRSTTTDVILRAHHDFGNFTRLLSEGDVVLFYGILHNSRLLADNVQVKLKTIECVECRSRDLGTASIERVVAASPMDARLQDLMRGIKYLLNALLNPLITFK; encoded by the exons ATGGCCACCTGGACGCAAAATGAGCCGACAGGTGTCACCAAGCGCAGGCGTTGGAATCTGGAAG ATCGTGCCTCCTTGAACAAACTTAAGCATCACATCGCCGAGGAGGGATGCCCCCAGATGCAATACGATCTGGCCAAAGAGTTACTCGATAATTCCATAG AGCCCAATCTTGCCAAAGGCAATCAGAGCCAGAAGGCCGTCAACTGGCTGGTGAGTGCAGCACACAATGGACACGAGGATGCAGTCAAGCTGCTACGCCAGTGCTACAACGATGGCAGCGGTATTACGGCAGAGAATACGGACGAAGTGCGTCGCTGCCTGGCTATGACGCCTGGTGAGCGGGCTGCCAGAAAAGCAGCCCGGGAGCTTTTTGCCTGCCTATCAAATGGAAACGAGCATATAACGCCCAAGCAGCTGGAGCGCAAAATGCGGCGCATCTACAATCTGCAACGCAAGCGGCGTCGACGCGATGATGACCGCTCCTCGTCGAGCAGCGAGGGCGAGCAGGAGCCGGAGTGCGAACCGCTCGAAGATGTGCCCACCATTGACCTAGCCAATGTGGAGCGACGCCGCCTCATCACCGAAGCTCACCTCGTTTCGGCAGCTTCCAATTACAGTGCCGGACAAATGCCCAGCGTTAATGATGCTCTCACATTATCCGTCCCGGATCCTAGGAGCTTGGACCATGTACCCTGCTTCTACCGCATGATCTTCCACCCGCTTATCTTCTTCACCCTGTTCTACCACCGGCTGCTTAACTTGATTGTGTCCATACCCAACGTCATCCCTCTGAGCGTGCGCTGCAGCGTGCTCGTTGCAATCTCTTGGTGGAGCAGCCGGCATATGCTGCCCCTGGTCAGCTATTATCTCAGTCTGGGCATCATGATCTGGGCCACGTGTAAGATGCTGAAAACCAAACAACAGTTCGTGGACTTTCGCATCTGGTCGGGACTGTTCCTGAGCTACGGGGATCAGAACATCGAGGCGGACATTGCGGAGCATCGCTTTTTACGCAACAATATGAAGCCGTACCTGTACTTCTTTTGTGCCTTCATTTGCAACCTGATTGTCTACCCGTTGGTCACAGACGCCTGGCTGCCACACTCGGAGCTGACTATAATCTCTGGAGCCTTGACCTTCATCACCATGTGCGTGTCCATGTACGCCTCCTCCCACCAACTGCCTGACTGGCTAGTGATTGTTTCCTTTGCCGTAAATGTTCTTGCCAAATATCCGTACGAAATGGACGAGGTTGTGTCTACGCGCTGGCGCTTTCTTGACCTACGCGTACCTACTTTCTCATCGTTTGTCATTGGCAATGGCATTGAATTCTGTTTGAATTGCCGCACTGCCTTGTATCTCTTTATTCCGGTGCTGCTAATTATGATGGCCAAACGCTCCCGTTGGCATGGAGTCTACACATTCCTCATCCCGCACTGCGTCACGCTCAGTTGGCTGCAAGTGTGCATAGCCACCTCGCAGAGTTCCACCGTTTTTGGAGTGATGCGAGCAGCCCTCGGCTTGGCTGGAATCGTCCTGTTCCTGCCTCTGTTCGGAATCGTGGCACTTCTGGTGCCTGTCTTCGTGGCCATCGATAGTTTAGGACTGGCTAGTGAGCAGCTTCGGTGGGGCAGCACAGCTCTCGCCTGCGGGCTGGTAGTGGTCCTGTCCTGCATTTTGGCGCTTAACCGAGCTACCCAGAAATACATTACAATGCTGCAG CTAATCACGGCGATCACAACAGCGTGCTTGTTGGTCTTACCCTATATGACATCGAGTTTTAAGGATACGCCGCGCTTCAATGCCATGCCCAGAGCGGGTCTGCACTCGCTTTCCGAGACGAATACTCTGCCCTGGGATCGCTTTCATGCACTTTGTGCTCAACCTGTCCACGAGCAGCCGAATAAGATAAAAGCCCAGCTGCGTTGCTCCCTTCTGAATGGAATGCCCGTGATATGGGAGGGCAGCGTCACCAAAGTGGAAATCTCGCGGGTGTCCAATTTTTTGGAGGATACCATTGCGAACTATTTGCCCGTTTGGCTGGGCAGGATGCTGCGCTGCTTGCATGGCGAGAATATATCGCAGCACTTCAAATGCGATCCCAAATTGGATGCGCAGTGCGAGGAGTGGCGGAGCGTGTTCAAGACATTCAATGCTCAGAGCGGTAGTTGCACACTGCAGCGATGGAATCGCTACGAGTACGAGCTGCTGGTCAAGGTGGGCACCAAGAGGAGTGGCCGTCTACTGGGTCGTTCCACCACCACAGATGTTATCCTACGAGCTCACCATGACTTTGGGAACTTCACACGGCTCCTAAGCGAGGGCGATGTTGTACTATTCTATGGAATCCTGCACAATTCTCGGCTTTTGGCTGACAACGTGCAGGTGAAGCTGAAAACCATCGAGTGTGTGGAGTGCCGGTCGCGGGATTTGGGTACGGCCAGCATCGAGCGAGTGGTGGCCGCTTCACCCATGGATGCACGCCTCCAAGATTTGATGAGAGGCATCAAGTATTTGTTGAACGCTTTGTTGAATCCTTTAATTACGTTTAagtaa
- the Nup133 gene encoding nucleoporin 133kD, with amino-acid sequence MERNLQKQLYGISRESSPGARRYSMPAASADSTRKSIFGGSASCAQMSGSLKRTALTNSRLSLSVRSTQSIAGIRSDYNSVESFGCPLPVVVNEALTFAGPGAGTVTAKVTQNGWAWVVQGRRLLIWQYKDTAKSGSPPRVGKLARRGGGLAQCRELTLPYSDLGHKSDLISVFQTEGQQMASCIAVSATGEVRYWSSIAHDGNSVDLSILTGQEFVQLLSLPTQQGYLAVTTTCNLVFLRVGLTNGRYTLHHKTIKPATSFLGGFGKKFASILIGMNTGADKDQTLVGMCCESNLESGETIVAVLSDRAIQRWSLSNNGNTENLLYEDADMLRRIREEFITNFWKFRLPADSLEIDLHLLDFHVVKNKAYILAGAVNAAHAPQMCYALVTGTAQAERMLLESFTPLNMNKFFSAKTEEDCLSVRFVVGSSHIYLYTSKVVYPLHLTNSVPTAELEAEKIEFHQHDDRILSAVICSQLPLFFSRTHGLVSITPGDFDGTEMMNMSSCNTPDLYAPNSCNASFAVADHSALTNSTNNLHLFELDPDEMYNELSDEVGQLKAAFLYHMKRNSNMVKTIVDELLRNVTAADPSGAPMDAYKLDRIVITIAEDLAEDIPIADPRWEEALADQEMNRHAIGSSRSMQIINQLRDKIIAFQHFITFLHSSLVWDKLNVIPCGSHSLKPTGCILADISEKIVAAMALRSIQTKLPKLIEEAIDATVALWHEEPQGSLTYQDIFYVKLSRFQNVFEALADIADDRIAAQNQTTISVAHFVNEINSIVLDVLGQVFKYRKQHASSFRLSHEKLPSYENLPWTAMAGSAGVRDTLTRLIDISVRYGSHCVSETELKQQLYQQIFELIDLVLDGRKTYLKSVRDTEKFNVLQQQFEAQRRELISVLIKDRQYEYAAKIAEKYLDFQSLVLICDETQDKERLEDYTRKYEEYDFSQFAINWHLRQNRHGEVFERFKGNQTALAQFMRDHPSLGWIQLIFNGDFERAAKVLYELAQCETEFVARKKSMLSLAKLAAFAAAESDLTAQVEKINADLTLVEYQSQLGHDVLESFGFDPAEQKVLKAEEIISLYIAEENETASETEFRKALELLSYVEQPYDMRHKIWCAAIKRDNWTDYDPNNAVHYMQKLLFYKIIEISQLMGNDSENVLPPMEDFLESVELGDLPQQKPFQYLLKLTYEYVADMFKQPDDMEL; translated from the exons ATGGAGAGAAATCTGCAGAAGCAATTATACGGCATATCGCGCGAATCTTCACCAGGTGCACGAAGGTACAGCATGCCAGCAGCCTCGGCAGACAGCACGcgtaaatcaatttttggcgGCAGCGCCAGTTGCGCCCAGATGTCGGGGAGCCTCAAAAGGACTGCCCTGACCAACAG CCGGCTCAGCTTGTCGGTGCGTTCCACTCAGTCCATTGCCGGCATCCGATCCGATTACAATTCGGTAGAGAGCTTCGGTTGTCCACTGCCGGTGGTGGTCAATGAGGCACTAACCTTCGCAGGTCCAGGAGCGGGCACAGTAACAGCCAAAGTGACGCAAAACGGTTGGGCTTGG GTTGTCCAAGGCAGACGCCTCTTGATTTGGCAGTATAAGGACACGGCCAAGTCGGGCTCGCCACCTCGTGTGGGCAAACTGGCAAGACGTGGTGGTGGTCTGGCCCAGTGCCGTGAATTGACTTTACCTTACAGTGACCTGGGTCACAAGAGTGATTTAATCAGTGTTTTCCAGACGGAGGGTCAGCAAATGGCCTCCTGCATAGCGGTATCAGCCACGGGAGAAGTTCGGTACTGGTCATCGATTGCGCACGATGGGAACTCCGTGGATCTTTCCATCTTAACTGGCCAAGAGTTTGTCCAGCTGCTCAGTCTACCAACGCAGCAGGGCTACCTAGCCGTTACAACCACCTGCAATCTGGTATTCCTGCGAGTCGGACTGACCAACGGACGTTACACACTTCACCATAAGACTATCAAGCCTGCCACTAGCTTCCTTGGTggttttggcaaaaagtttgccTCCATTTTGATTGGAATGAACACGGGTGCAGACAAGGATCAA ACTTTGGTCGGCATGTGCTGCGAGAGCAATTTAGAAAGTGGAGAAACCATTGTGGCCGTGCTCTCTGATCGTGCAATCCAGCGCTGGAGTCTGTCCAACAATGGCAACACCGAAAACCTTCTGTACGAGGATGCGGATATGTTGCGCAGGATACGCGAAGAGTTTATAACGAACTTTTGGAAGTTCCGACTCCCAGCGGATAGTTTGGAGATCGATCTCCATCTGTTGGACTTTCACGTGGTTAAGAACAAAGCTTATATACTGGCTGGAGCTGTGAATGCTGCTCACGCTCCACAAATGTGCTACGCTCTGG TGACTGGCACTGCTCAAGCTGAAAGAATGCTTCTGGAATCGTTCACGCCGCTCAATATGAACAAATTCTTTAGTGCCAAGACTGAGGAGGATTGCCTCAGCGTGCGTTTTGTAGTAGGCAGCAGCCACATCTATTTGTATACTTCTAAAGTTGTGTATCCTCTGCACTTGACCAACTCGGTGCCGACAGCAGAGCTAGAGGCGGAAAAGATCGAGTTCCATCAGCACGATGATCGCATTTTGAGTGCCGTCATCTGCAGCCAATTGCCATTGTTCTTTAGTCGCACACATGGCCTAGTTTCTATTACACCGGGCGATTTTGATGGTACTGAAATGATGAACATGAGCTCCTGCAACACGCCAGATTTATATGCTCCCAATTCGTGTAATGCTAGTTTCGCAGTTGCCGATCATTCTGCTTTGACTAACAGTACTAATAATCTTCACCTTTTCGAACTGGATCCGGATGAAATGTACAACGAACTAAGCGATGAAGTTGGTCAACTAAAGGCAGCGTTCCTATATCACATGAAACGCAACAGCAATATGGTCAAGACGATCGTCGATGAGCTGCTTCGTAATGTCACTGCAGCCGATCCAAGTGGTGCACCCATGGATGCTTACAAGTTGGATCGAATTGTTATTACCATCGCCGAAGACTTGGCGGAGGATATACCAATAGCCGATCCCCGATGGGAGGAGGCACTTGCAGATCAGGAAATGAATAGGCATGCCATCGGCAGCTCTCGTTCAATGCAGATTATCAACCAACTAAGGGACAAGATCATTGCTTTCCAGCACTTCATAACGTTTCTGCATTCCAGTTTAGTTTGGGACAAG TTAAATGTCATACCTTGCGGAAGCCATTCGCTGAAACCCACCGGCTGTATTCTAGCCGATATCAGCGAGAAGATAGTGGCTGCTATGGCTCTGCGATCCATTCAGACCAAACTGCCCAAGCTGATTGAAGAGGCTATCGATGCCACCGTAGCGTTATGGCATGAGGAGCCTCAGGGCAGCCTAACTTACCAGGATATATTTTACGTAAAGCTGTCTAGGTTTCAAAACGTGTTCGAGGCCCTGGCGGATATTGCTGACGATCGAATCGCTGCTCAGAATCAGACCACCATATCAGTGGCCCACTTTGTCAACGAGATAAACTCCATTGTCCTAGACGTTTTGGGACAAGTGTTCAAGTATCGAAAGCAGCACGCAAGCAGCTTTAGACTGAGCCACGAAAAACTACCTTCCTACGAGAATCTACCTTGGACTGCGATGGCTGGCAGTGCGGGAGTTCGTGACACGCTGACTCGCCTCATTGACATTAGCGTTCGCTATGGCAGCCACTGCGTTAGCGAGACTGAGCTAAAGCAGCAATTGTACCAACAGATATTCGAACTAATTGATTTGGTTTTGGACGGACGGAAGACTTACTTAAAAAGCGTGCGCGACACGGAAAAGTTCAATGTTCTGCAGCAGCAGTTTGAGGCTCAGCGAAGGGAACTCATCTCCGTGCTAA tcAAAGATCGCCAATACGAGTACGCCGCAAAGATCGCCGAGAAGTACCTCGATTTTCAGAGCCTGGTGCTTATCTGCGATGAGACGCAGGACAAGGAGCGACTGGAAGATTACACCCGCAAGTACGAGGAATATGACTTCTCACAGTTTGCCATCAATTGGCATCTGCGCCAGAACCGGCACGGCGAGGTATTCGAACGCTTCAAGGGCAACCAGACGGCTTTGGCTCAGTTCATGCGTGACCATCCGTCCCTTGGGTGGATCCAGCTAATATTCAACGGCGACTTCGAGCGGGCGGCCAAGGTGCTGTACGAGTTGGCCCAATGCGAAACGGAGTTTGTGGCGCGCAAGAAGTCTATGCTGTCGCTGGCCAAATTGGCCGCCTTCGCGGCAGCCGAATCCGATTTAACTGCCCAAGTTGAAAAGATCAACGCAGATCTTACGCTGGTCGAATATCAATCGCAACTGGGCCATGACGTACTGGAAAGCTTTGGCTTCGATCCAGCAGAACAGAAGGTGCTCAAGGCAGAGGAGATTATCAGC CTTTACATCGCCGAGGAAAATGAAACTGCCAGCGAAACGGAATTCCGTAAAGCTTTGGAACTtctgagctacgtggaacagCCGTACGACATGCGGCACAAGATCTGGTGTGCAGCTATAAAACGCGATAACTGGACGGACTACGATCCCAACAATGCGGTGCATTACATGCAGAAGTTGCTCTTTTACAAGATCATCGAAATCTCGCAGCTGATGGGCAACGATTCCGAGAACGTTTTGCCACCCATGGAAGACTTTCTGGAGAGCGTGGAGCTCGGCGATTTGCCGCAGCAGAAACCGTTTCAGTATCTGTTGAAACTGACCTATGAGTATGTGGCCGACATGTTCAAACAGCCAGACGACATGGAACTCTAA
- the Gclm gene encoding Glutamate-cysteine ligase modifier subunit, isoform A, whose protein sequence is MIPTITKKYQNVVISTGNIIATELGQRKSNEELYDGLKITLHTDSTAERVVVEKEIDELHGRVQRATQELTTRLTENGRNEISIGAKIFLNRHSTESVNQAVEELLHILSVTHVDNVVLAYHPNAVATATPVATTKPPCSEDSNVSRATNWSQRNGKEGVAELKELYKTLEQYALKQQITQLGIADLDAAALEELHNSAQVVPTIAQVNLSTCCVVPPELQEFCTAHDIQLNTHSDPELLLPVEQFDGLVPGYTIDWTLRYQVHVRCRGVLTAKGYIVGASRSSV, encoded by the coding sequence ATGATACCGACCATAACGAAGAAGTACCAGAACGTGGTGATTAGCACGGGCAACATCATCGCCACGGAACTGGGACAGCGCAAATCGAACGAGGAGCTGTACGACGGCCTGAAGATAACGCTCCACACCGACTCGACTGCGGAGCGCGTGGTGGTTGAAAAGGAGATCGACGAGCTGCATGGGCGGGTGCAAAGGGCCACCCAGGAGTTGACCACCCGCTTGACGGAGAATGGACGGAATGAGATAAGTATCGGTGCCAAGATATTCCTCAATCGCCACTCCACAGAGTCTGTGAATCAGGCGGTGGAGGAGCTGCTCCACATACTTAGTGTGACGCACGTGGACAATGTGGTGTTGGCCTACCACCCGAATGCGGTTGCCACCGCAACGCCGGTGGCCACAACCAAACCGCCCTGTTCCGAGGATTCCAACGTCAGCAGGGCTACAAACTGGAGCCAGCGCAATGGAAAGGAAGGAGTGGCAGAGCTGAAGGAACTGTACAAAACACTGGAGCAATATGCCCTCAAGCAGCAGATTACACAGCTGGGAATTGCCGATCTGGATGCGGCGGCGCTGGAGGAGCTACACAACAGCGCACAGGTTGTGCCCACAATTGCCCAGGTCAACCTGTCTACGTGCTGCGTGGTGCCACCAGAACTGCAGGAGTTCTGCACCGCTCACGACATCCAACTGAACACGCACAGCGATCCCGAGCTCCTGCTGCCCGTGGAGCAGTTCGACGGACTGGTCCCTGGCTACACAATCGACTGGACACTGCGTTACCAGGTGCATGTCCGCTGCCGGGGCGTTCTCACCGCCAAGGGCTACATCGTGGGCGCGTCGAGGTCGAGCGTTTAG